A region from the Cyprinus carpio isolate SPL01 chromosome A8, ASM1834038v1, whole genome shotgun sequence genome encodes:
- the LOC109054870 gene encoding renin-like, producing the protein MKVHCLALLVLSLSATSVQALWRVKLKKMPSIRETLKELGVTPAQVFSEIMPKYDEPSPKNGTAPTPLINYLDTQYFGEISIGSPPQKFNVVFDTGSSNLWVPSQSCSPLYTACFTHNRYDASNSITHVYNGSGFSIQYASGNVRGILSEDVVVVGGIPVVQVFAEATALPAIPFIFAKFDGVLGMGYPDVAIDGITPVFDRIMSQHVLKQNVFSVYYSRDPTHFPGGELVLGGTDPNYHTGSFHYMNTKEEGKWEVVMKGVSVGADMLFCMEGCSAVIDTGSSYITGPASSISILMKTIGAVELAEGGYTVSCNLVKLLPTVAFHLGGQEYSLTEEDYILWQSEFGEDICTVTFKALDVPPPVGPIWILGANFIARYYTEFDRGNNRIGFAQAI; encoded by the exons ATGAAAGTGCACTGCTTGGCTCTTCTGGTTTTGTCACTCTCAGCGACAAGTGTACAGGCCTTATGGAG GGTAAAACTGAAGAAAATGCCCTCCATACGAGAAACCCTGAAGGAACTGGGTGTCACACCAGCTCAAGTGTTTTCTGAGATTATGCCAAAATATGATGAACCATCACCCAAAAACGGCACAGCTCCAACACCTCTGATCAACTACTTAGAT ACTCAATACTTTGGTGAGATTAGTATTGGTTCACCACCTCAGAAGTTCAATGTTGTTTTTGACACGGGTTCTTCCAACCTCTGGGTTCCTTCACAGAGCTGTTCTCCTTTATACACAGCCTGCT TCACACACAACAGGTACGATGCCTCCAATTCCATCACGCATGTTTACAACGGCTCGGGATTCTCCATCCAGTATGCTTCAGGAAACGTCCGGGGAATTCTGAGCGAGGATGTGGTTGTA GTGGGTGGTATCCCAGTGGTGCAGGTTTTTGCAGAGGCCACAGCTCTTCCTGCGATCCCGTTCATCTTTGCCAAGTTTGATGGAGTGTTAGGGATGGGATATCCAGATGTGGCCATCGATGGAATTACACCTGTGTTTGATCGCATCATGTCTCAACATGTTCTGAAACAGAACGTCTTCTCTGTGTACTACAGCAG gGACCCAACACACTTCCCTGGTGGAGAACTAGTGCTGGGGGGCACAGACCCAAACTACCACACTGGGTCCTTCCACTATATGAATACCAAAGAGGAAGGCAAGTGGGAGGTCGTTATGAAGGG agtGTCTGTGGGTGCAGATATGTTGTTTTGCATGGAAGGCTGTAGTGCTGTTATTGATACAGGCTCCTCCTACATCACAGGCCCCGCATCCTCCATTTCCATTCTGATGAAAACAATCGGTGCCGTTGAACTGGCAGAAGGAGGG TATACTGTAAGCTGTAATCTAGTCAAGTTGCTGCCCACTGTGGCTTTTCATCTTGGTGGTCAGGAATATTCTCTCACAGAAGAGGACTATATTCTCTGG CAGTCTGAGTTCGGGGAGGACATCTGCACTGTGACATTCAAAGCGTTGGATGTGCCGCCCCCTGTTGGTCCTATCTGGATACTGGGGGCAAACTTCATAGCTCGATACTATACAGAGTTTGATCGGGGAAATAATCGCATTGGCTTTGCTCAGGCTATCTAA